Proteins encoded by one window of Cloeon dipterum chromosome 4, ieCloDipt1.1, whole genome shotgun sequence:
- the LOC135943921 gene encoding nucleoside diphosphate kinase-like, whose amino-acid sequence MERSFLMVKPDGVQRGLVGEIVRRFEAKGFKLVAMKFVWASEDLLKQHYADLSSKPFFPGLVSYMASGPVVPMVWEGLDVVKTGRVMLGATNPKDSAPGTIRGDLCIDVGRNIIHGSDSVESANKEIALWFKPEELVQWQHASHSWIYE is encoded by the exons ATGGAGCGGTCCTTTCTGATGGTGAAGCCCGACGGCGTCCAGCGTGGTCTGGTCGGTGAAATCGTCCGTCGCTTTGAGGCCAAAGGGTTCAAACTGGTGGCCATGAAATTCGTGTGGGCTTCCGAGGACCTGCTCAAACAGCATTACGCCGACCTTTCGTCCAAACCTTTCTTCCCAGGACTGGTCTCCTACATGGCATCTGG CCCGGTTGTGCCGATGGTGTGGGAGGGATTGGACGTGGTCAAGACAGGCCGTGTGATGCTCGGCGCTACCAACCCAAAGGATTCCGCCCCAGGCACCATCCGCGGCGATCTTTGCATCGACGTCGGCCGCAACATCATCCACGGCTCCGACTCTGTGGAGTCGGCCAACAAGGAAATCGCTTTGTGGTTCAAACCCGAGGAGCTTGTCCAGTGGCAGCACGCATCCCACTCCTGGATTTACGAATAA